TTGTTAAAGTGATAGCTACCACGGCTGGCTAGTTTTTCTGCCTGTGGAGCGGGAGTGGGCTGACTAGCCACCGGAGGGGTGCTTGGTACTGGTTGACTAGGGGCTGTTGCAGCTGAACTTGCAACCTGACCTAAATCGACATAGCGACGGGTGCCACTATAGGATAGATAAGAAATCCATTGATGACCGTCTGCTTCTAGCGTCTTGTCGTAATTGACCTTGTCGCCCTTTTCGAATGTGAATTGGGTTGGCGCGGTTAGCTTGGCTTCATTTTTCACCGCAACCTGTTTGCTAAAGTGATAGCTACCACGGCTGGCTAGGTTTTCTGACTGCGGAGCGGGAGTGGACTGACTAGTCACCGGAGGGGGGCTTGGGGCTGGTTGACTAGGGGCCGTTGCAACTGAACTTGCTACCTGACCTAAATCTACATAGCGACGGGTACCGCTATAGGATAGATAAGAAATCCATTGATGACCGTCTGCTTCTAGCGTCTTGTCGTAATTGACCTTGTCGCCCTTTTCGAATGTAAATTGAGTTGGGGCACCTGCCTTGGCTTCATTTTTCACCGCGACCTGTTTACTAAAGTGATAGCTACCACGGCTGGCTAGTTTTTCTACCTGCGGAGATGGATTTGACTGACTAGTCACTGGAGGGGGGCTTGTTACCGGTTGACTAGGGGCGGTCGCAGGTGAACTTGCAACCTGACCTAAATCTACATAGCGACGGGTACCACTATAGGATAGATAAGAAATCCATTGATGTCCATCTGCTACTAGCGTCTTGTCGTAATTGACCTTGTCGCCCTTTTCAAATGTAAATTGAGTTGGCGCGGTTAGCTTGGCTTCATTTTTCACCGCGACCTGTTTGCTAAAGTGATAGCTACCACGGCTGGCTAGTTTTTCTAACTGCGGAGTTGGATTTGACTGACTAGTCACTGGAGGGGGGCTTGTTACTGGTTGACTAGGGGCCGTTGCAGGTGAACTTGCGACCTGACCCAAATCTACATAGCGACGGGTACCACTATAGGATAGATAAGAAATCCACTGATGTCCATCTACCTCTAGTTTTTTATCATAATTAACTTTGTCACCCACCTGTGCATAAAAGGCTACTGGAGCAGTTTTACTTGGTTGGTTTTTGACAGCTGTTTCCTTCTCGTAGATGTATTGTCCTTGAGGTGCTAATTCGGCAACTGGTTCTTCTACAGCCACTGCTGTAGTTTGCGGAAGCTCCACTGCAGGACTTGACTGAACAGCTACTTCCTGGTTAGTAGGAGTTACTGCTTGTTCTGTACGTGCTTCTTCTGAAGATGATTGACTGTTTGAAGCTGGTTCTTCACCCGTCTGACTTGTGAGAACCATCGGAACCTGCTCGCCCTCCACCTTACTTGTCTGAGCGGTCACTTCCTTTGTTTCTACGGCAACTTGATTTGAAAGAGAGTTTGTCTTATCAACCTGACTACTCTCTTGGACTTGTACCAGCGGTAGGTTACTTGATGCAACTGTCCCTACTTGCTCATCAGCCTTTACATCCTGTAGCCCAAAGACCAAACTGGTTCCAATCAGTACTGAAGCAGCACCTAGAGAATACTTACGAATAGAAAAATTTTGTTTTTCTTGACCAAATCTTGTGCGACGCATAAATCATATCCTACCTTTCTGTTATCCTTTTCACTTATATTATATACTTATCCATGTCATAAAACAAGTAAAAATTGTAACATTCGTAATAT
The nucleotide sequence above comes from Streptococcus sp. 29887. Encoded proteins:
- a CDS encoding SH3 domain-containing protein, with product MRRTRFGQEKQNFSIRKYSLGAASVLIGTSLVFGLQDVKADEQVGTVASSNLPLVQVQESSQVDKTNSLSNQVAVETKEVTAQTSKVEGEQVPMVLTSQTGEEPASNSQSSSEEARTEQAVTPTNQEVAVQSSPAVELPQTTAVAVEEPVAELAPQGQYIYEKETAVKNQPSKTAPVAFYAQVGDKVNYDKKLEVDGHQWISYLSYSGTRRYVDLGQVASSPATAPSQPVTSPPPVTSQSNPTPQLEKLASRGSYHFSKQVAVKNEAKLTAPTQFTFEKGDKVNYDKTLVADGHQWISYLSYSGTRRYVDLGQVASSPATAPSQPVTSPPPVTSQSNPSPQVEKLASRGSYHFSKQVAVKNEAKAGAPTQFTFEKGDKVNYDKTLEADGHQWISYLSYSGTRRYVDLGQVASSVATAPSQPAPSPPPVTSQSTPAPQSENLASRGSYHFSKQVAVKNEAKLTAPTQFTFEKGDKVNYDKTLEADGHQWISYLSYSGTRRYVDLGQVASSAATAPSQPVPSTPPVASQPTPAPQAEKLASRGSYHFNKQVAVKNEAKAIAPTQFTFEKGDKVNYDKTLEADGHQWISYLSYSGTRRYVDLGQVASSAVTASTTNLPASDPIENKNEQKTVLSQSGSYTVTKTVPVKNKAENQAPTQFEFTKGEKINYDQVVEADGYRWLSYPSYSGTRRYVRTEALRSTHTQQHLGSSATEQQRLAAQGVYQVTKRVSVTAQPSIQAAEITYYTSGSSITYDKLIQAEGLQWISYLSYSGHRRYVKIDN